From the Bubalus kerabau isolate K-KA32 ecotype Philippines breed swamp buffalo chromosome 2, PCC_UOA_SB_1v2, whole genome shotgun sequence genome, one window contains:
- the RTP4 gene encoding receptor-transporting protein 4, producing the protein MDAKPQSKRIALDIREWEQTFQELICQEKPRARWTLKMDGNLQPDCVAQGWRQYQQKGFGRFQCSSCRRIWASAQVQILCHMYLENQKSPGKVLMRIFGQRCKKCSRSQFEKPDFSPESSKRILKNLVQRILEKFYRNGIRKVSELPVIPEVHLDGSHDKANCEACVLGYCGPNLENGVTRPEKSSLSYMKTGSSSPHNGDDGGQNRSRNHSAAGNGYSGAHIGSGPSQVTAGIQVPGTGPQPKREMAQLFTAGADRQAAWATGPQPIQVARSLPPGWTDPRPIHTVGPLPAGCAYSQSTLGRGPQAPRMTYSQAIRMSGQQSTQEAQATQGAQLQATKMTEPQPTGGTIPRATSRSDNQAKGRAGPPAQGSSSQPTRKAIAKATSGSDTEATGKAGPPPQGSSSQPTQEAIPKATSGSDTEATGKAGTPPQGSSSQPTWKAIPKATSGSDTEATGKAGPPPQGSSSQPTWKAIAKATSGSDTEATRRAGHPPQGSSSQPTRQAIPKATSGSDTEATGKAGPPPQGSSSQPTRQAIPKATSGSDTEATGKAGPPPQGSSSQPTWKAIAKATSGSDTEATRRAAPPVGPSAQPTRPHVGPSCGSQAAWGREERCSPRGSASDSFFRLPPSNDFHNQEQLFRWGYVCIFALFTFLVSKYL; encoded by the exons ATGGACGCCAAGCCTCAGAGCAAGAGAATAGCTTTGGATATCAGGGAATGGGAGCAGACATTTCAAGAACTGATCTGTCAGGAGAAGCCCCGGGCCAGATGGACCCTGAAGATGGATGGAAACCTTCAGCCAGACTGTGTGGCCCAGGGGTGGAGGCAATACCAGCAGAAAGGATTTGGCAG GTTCCAATGTTCCTCATGCCGTCGAATCTGGGCTTCCGCCCAAGTGCAGATACTATGTCACATGTACCTGGAGAACCAGAAATCCCCGGGCAAGGTGCTCATGCGGATCTTTGGACAGAGGTGCAAGAAGTGCTCCCGGTCTCAGTTTGAGAAGCCTGATTTCTCCCCAGAAAGCAGCAAGAGGATTCTGAAAAACCTGGTGCAGCGTATTCTGGAGAAATTCTACAGAAATGGTATCAGGAAGGTTTCAGAGCTACCCGTGATCCCGGAAGTACATTTGGATGGGTCCCATGACAAGGCCAATTGTGAAGCATGTGTTCTGGGCTATTGTGGACCGAACTTAGAAAACGGTGTGACACGGCCAGAAAAATCCTCTCTCTCCTACATGAAGACTGGGAGTTCCTCTCCTCACAACGGTGACGATGGTGGCCAAAACCGATCTAGGAACCACTCAGCAGCCGGGAATGGGTATTCTGGTGCCCATATAGGCTCAGGGCCCAGCCAGGTCACTGCTGGGATCCAAGTGCCTGGGACAGGCCCTCAGCCTAAACGGGAGATGGCCCAGCTGTTCACAGCAGGAGCAGATCGACAGGCTGCATGGGCAACAGGCCCCCAGCCCATCCAAGTAGCAAGATCACTTCCCCCAGGGTGGACCGATCCACGACCCATTCACACAGTAGGCCCACTACCTGCAGGGTGTGCATATTCACAGTCTACACTGGGGAGAGGACCACAGGCCCCCCGGATGACATACTCTCAGGCTATAAGGATGTCAGGCCAGCAGTCCACACAGGAGGCACAAGCCACACAAGGGGCACAGCTTCAGGCCACAAAGATGACAGAACCACAGCCCACTGGAGGGACAATCCCAAGGGCCACATCAAGGTCAGACAATCAGGCTAAAGGGAGGGCAGGACCCCCAGCACAGGGGTCAAGCTCACAGCCTACACGGAAGGCAATCGCAAAGGCCACATCAGGGTCAGACACTGAGGCTACAGGGAAGGCAGGTCCCCCACCACAGGGGTCAAGCTCACAGCCTACACAGGAGGCAATCCCAAAGGCCACATCAGGGTCAGACACTGAGGCTACAGGGAAGGCAGGTACCCCACCACAGGGGTCAAGCTCACAGCCTACATGGAAGGCAATCCCAAAGGCCACATCAGGGTCAGACACTGAGGCTACAGGGAAGGCAGGTCCCCCACCACAGGGTTCAAGCTCACAGCCTACATGGAAGGCAATCGCAAAGGCCACATCAGGGTCAGACACTGAGGCTACAAGGAGGGCAGGTCACCCACCACAGGGTTCAAGCTCACAGCCTACACGGCAGGCAATCCCAAAGGCCACATCAGGGTCAGACACTGAGGCTACAGGGAAGGCAGGCCCCCCACCACAGGGGTCAAGCTCACAGCCTACACGGCAGGCAATCCCAAAGGCCACATCAGGGTCAGACACTGAGGCTACAGGGAAGGCAGGTCCCCCACCCCAGGGTTCAAGCTCACAGCCTACATGGAAGGCAATCGCAAAGGCCACATCAGGGTCAGACACTGAGGCTACAAGGAGGGCAGCTCCCCCAGTGGGGCCAAGCGCACAGCCCACACGGCCACATGTAGGACCTTCGTGTGGAAGTCAAGCTgcctggggcagggaggagaggtgCTCACCTAGAGGGTCTGCTTCAGACAGCTTTTTCAGATTACCTCCCTCAAATGATTTCCACAACCAGGAGCAGCTGTTCAGGTGGGGCTATGTCTGTATTTTTGCTCTGTTTACCTTTCTGGTGTCTAAATACTTATGA